The Pithys albifrons albifrons isolate INPA30051 chromosome 13, PitAlb_v1, whole genome shotgun sequence genome has a segment encoding these proteins:
- the MNS1 gene encoding meiosis-specific nuclear structural protein 1 — MAAEEREWGRRAARLRAELQREQQLDEALRAAEESRRQRALQLEREQKLAAELARRDLEKMKDEKLRQQVRANSLELRDLERKLKYAYMNKERDAQIAEKKAFYDEKLKWEDEIAQEMKEEHDRLVQEEIAAEMRRNKEKILYHQELDKQMEEQERKKQKAYEEFLREKLMIDEIVRKIYEEDQMEKQRKLDKVREMQTYIEEFIKEQAIWRRKKKEEMEEENRKIMEFANMQQQREDDWMAKVRDTEEKKQKVQNMVAENLEREQQKLKEQEQIRQELYLEEQEEMERKKEMAEIEKRIRQRLELRQTYEEQFALKVAAQRALREEEEALRQQMLARLAEQDRIEELNAQKRRMKQLEHKRAVEKILEDRRRQCIADKERELEERELEKRRQESIRAIVEEERQKLLKEHAWKLLGYLPRGILKDENDINMLGEDFRLAYQQRRTNEFSEET, encoded by the exons ATG GCGGCCGAGGAGCGCGAGTGGGGCCGCCGGGCCGCGCGGTTGCGGGCGGAGCTGCAGCGGGAACAGCAGCTGGACGAGGCGCTGCGGGCG GCggaggagagcaggaggcagagggcGCTGCAGTTGGAGCGGGAGCAGAAGTTGGCGGCTGAGCTGGCCAGGAGAGACCTCGAGAAGATGAAGGACGAGAAGCTCCGGCAGCAAGTGAGAGCCAACAG tcTTGAACTTCGAGACTTAGAAAGAAAGCTAAAATATGCCTATATGAATAAAGAACGAGACGCACAGattgctgaaaaaaaagctttttacgATGAGAAACTG aaATGGGAGGATGAAATAGCCCAAGAGATGAAGGAAGAGCATGACAGGTTGGTGCAAGAAGAAATTGCTGCAGAAATGAGGAGAAACAAGGAGAAGATCTTGTACCATCAAGAGCTGGACAAACAGATGGAGGAACAGGagaggaagaagcagaaggCTTATGAAGAGTTTCTGAGAGAGAAACTCATGATTGATGAAATTGTAAGGAAGATTTATGAAGAAGACCAAAT gGAAAAACAACGTAAGTTAGATAAAGTGAGAGAGATGCAGACATATATTGAGGAATTTATAAAAGAACAAGCTAtctggaggagaaagaaaaaggaagagatggaagaggaaaataggaaaattatGGAGTTTGCCAACATGCAGCAACAAAGAGAAGATGACTGGATGGCTAAAGTTCGAGacactgaggagaaaaagcagaaagttcAAAACATG GTTGCCGAGAATCTGGAAAGAGAACAACAGAAGCTTAAAGAACAAGAGCAAATCCGCCAAGAGCTGTATCTGGAAGAACAAGAGGAgatggaaaggaagaaggagatg GCAGAAATTGAAAAGAGAATAAGGCAGCGGCTGGAGTTAAGGCAAACCTATGAAGAGCAGTTTGCTCTGAAGGTGGCAGCACAGCGAGCTctgcgggaggaggaggaagcccTGAGGCAGCAGATGCTGGCCAGGCTGGCGGAGCAGGATCGCATCGAGGAGCTGAACGCCCAGAAACGCAGGATGAAACAGCTGGAACACAAAAGGGCTGTGGAAAAGATCCTGGAGGACCGTCGCAGGCAGTGCATTGCAGACAAA GAGCGTGAACTTGAAGAAAGAGagttggagaagagaagacaaGAAAGCATCCGTGCAATTGTTGaagaagagagacagaaacTCCTGAAGGAACATGCCTGGAAATTGCTGGGTTATCTTCCTCGA GGAATACTCAAAGATGAAAATGACATTAACATGCTTGGAGAAGACTTTAGGTTGGCTTACCAGCAGAGAAGAACTAATGAATTTTCAGAAGAGACCTGA